One stretch of Candidatus Nitrosotenuis cloacae DNA includes these proteins:
- a CDS encoding formate--phosphoribosylaminoimidazolecarboxamide ligase family protein, with amino-acid sequence MIKRSEISKIMQNYSDFRIGVLGSHSALEIMDGAKDEGISTVVICQKGRDIPYRRFKRIADEIIVVDKFSEMASPKMQKLFIDTNTIIVPHRALTAYLGYHTIENKFKVPIFGNRGLFQAEERSFSKNQYYLLEKSKIRLPKIFSDPKKIDRPVIVKVQEKKRKMERAFFTASNYQDFIIKSQERIKKGIIDAKELKKASIEELVLGTYMNFNYFHTPVSDQVDFIGIERRLQTNIHDYNALPAKQQLDINLDTQNIEVGHTPASIRESLLEKVIEMGDKFVAGVKKVYPPGIIGPFSLQSVITKDLELVVYDVSLRVPGNPIVATTSPYTKYQYGETFGVGRRIAMEIKRAHQEGRLEEILT; translated from the coding sequence TTGATTAAAAGATCAGAGATTTCCAAAATCATGCAAAACTATTCTGATTTTAGAATCGGCGTTTTGGGCAGCCACTCTGCACTAGAAATAATGGATGGAGCAAAAGACGAGGGAATATCCACCGTTGTGATATGCCAAAAAGGCAGAGACATCCCATATAGACGATTCAAGCGAATTGCAGATGAGATCATTGTAGTGGACAAATTCTCAGAAATGGCATCGCCAAAGATGCAAAAACTATTCATCGATACCAACACCATAATAGTTCCACACCGAGCACTTACTGCCTATTTGGGGTATCATACCATAGAGAACAAGTTCAAGGTCCCAATTTTTGGAAATAGAGGACTGTTTCAGGCAGAAGAGCGCAGTTTTTCAAAAAACCAGTACTATTTGTTGGAAAAATCCAAAATAAGACTGCCAAAGATATTTTCTGATCCGAAAAAAATCGACAGACCAGTAATAGTAAAGGTGCAGGAAAAAAAGCGCAAAATGGAGCGCGCATTTTTCACAGCGTCCAACTATCAAGACTTTATCATAAAATCACAAGAACGAATCAAAAAAGGAATCATCGATGCCAAGGAACTCAAAAAGGCAAGTATCGAGGAATTGGTACTTGGGACATACATGAATTTCAATTATTTCCACACTCCAGTCTCTGATCAGGTTGATTTCATTGGGATAGAGCGAAGGCTGCAGACAAACATTCATGACTATAATGCATTGCCTGCAAAGCAACAACTCGACATTAATCTTGATACACAAAACATCGAAGTAGGCCACACCCCTGCCAGCATTAGAGAGTCCTTGCTGGAAAAGGTCATAGAGATGGGTGACAAGTTTGTAGCAGGTGTCAAAAAAGTATATCCACCGGGAATAATCGGACCGTTTTCATTGCAATCCGTGATTACAAAGGACTTGGAGCTAGTTGTGTATGATGTATCATTGAGGGTTCCTGGCAATCCCATCGTAGCTACCACCTCGCCATACACAAAATACCAGTATGGTGAGACATTTGGGGTGGGAAGAAGAATAGCAATGGAGATCAAGCGAGCCCACCAAGAAGGCAGACTGGAAGAGATTCTAACTTAG
- a CDS encoding bifunctional nuclease family protein, with protein MNINQKQEPDYSSAKITHVGFIDPYAMEGIIILQSDDKKEFHMRAFSGEVARHIKSFVEGRRDALPTIYNMIEEICEGNEMLLVKVKVYESGSVLRANLYFTGKKDIVLRNYRASDAVALAAFYNIPILVRNTLLKEKTENLS; from the coding sequence TTGAACATAAACCAAAAACAAGAACCAGATTATTCTTCTGCAAAAATAACTCATGTGGGATTCATTGATCCATATGCAATGGAAGGCATCATTATACTACAATCCGATGACAAAAAAGAATTTCACATGCGCGCATTCTCTGGCGAGGTGGCAAGACACATCAAGTCATTTGTGGAAGGCAGACGCGATGCACTGCCCACCATATACAACATGATTGAGGAAATATGTGAGGGAAACGAGATGCTTCTAGTCAAAGTAAAGGTGTATGAGAGCGGAAGTGTTCTACGCGCAAACCTGTATTTTACTGGCAAAAAGGACATTGTTCTTAGGAATTATCGTGCATCGGACGCAGTAGCACTTGCTGCATTTTACAACATTCCTATTTTGGTTCGAAACACGTTACTAAAAGAAAAGACGGAAAACCTAAGTTAG
- a CDS encoding type II toxin-antitoxin system HicB family antitoxin, producing MSVKVKDVKTKAIKEKDGTYSLACSALGVYSNGKNLKDAKKNFAEALELHLSVLREKATKIITA from the coding sequence ATGTCTGTTAAGGTTAAGGATGTTAAAACAAAAGCAATCAAGGAAAAAGACGGCACATATTCACTTGCTTGTTCTGCATTAGGTGTATACAGCAACGGGAAGAACCTCAAAGATGCCAAAAAGAACTTTGCTGAAGCACTCGAATTACATTTGTCAGTATTAAGAGAAAAGGCAACAAAGATCATTACGGCGTGA
- a CDS encoding type II toxin-antitoxin system HicA family toxin — MSKLSPIHGKELVKILSNQFNFHPIRQKGSHVTLTNGTIYVTVPLKEIRIGLLGTILQDCGITREEFLKQT; from the coding sequence GTGAGTAAGCTAAGTCCAATACACGGTAAAGAACTAGTCAAAATCCTATCTAATCAATTCAATTTTCATCCAATACGACAAAAAGGTAGTCATGTCACACTCACCAATGGAACAATTTACGTAACCGTTCCACTAAAAGAAATTCGTATTGGGTTGTTAGGAACAATACTACAGGATTGTGGAATTACACGGGAAGAATTTCTAAAACAAACCTAG
- a CDS encoding DUF5615 family PIN-like protein: protein MAKILVDEMDDGWDEKLKILGHEAYSVKKLITEGKKLHTDYSVINYAKENRLILITRDTESGQACMENNIPCILLDNNEIFKIIVEKLKDY, encoded by the coding sequence ATGGCAAAGATCTTAGTTGATGAGATGGATGATGGCTGGGACGAAAAACTCAAAATTCTAGGCCATGAGGCATATTCCGTCAAAAAACTGATCACCGAGGGAAAAAAACTACATACTGACTATTCTGTAATAAATTACGCCAAGGAAAACAGATTGATCCTAATTACACGGGATACGGAAAGTGGACAGGCCTGCATGGAAAACAACATACCGTGCATCCTACTGGATAACAATGAGATCTTTAAGATAATAGTTGAGAAGCTAAAGGACTACTAA
- a CDS encoding DUF6659 family protein, whose translation MNVYKRATHLEIVEDIIGIDPVMRFAAIIDLKGNILESIMRKGKTSLKTQKEEEHFCKQVAQRRKMRQEFNKSLGMVRYVQVEREKVTQMVIYPKRKTVYFTLEPEVSATKKMNIINKAKKITSHL comes from the coding sequence TTGAACGTCTACAAGCGCGCAACACACCTGGAAATCGTAGAAGACATCATCGGAATTGATCCTGTGATGCGTTTTGCAGCAATAATTGATCTCAAAGGAAACATACTAGAATCAATCATGCGAAAGGGCAAGACCTCACTCAAAACCCAAAAAGAAGAAGAGCATTTTTGCAAACAAGTAGCACAAAGACGCAAGATGAGGCAAGAATTCAACAAGTCACTAGGAATGGTAAGATACGTCCAAGTAGAGCGCGAAAAGGTAACCCAGATGGTAATCTATCCAAAAAGAAAGACCGTCTATTTCACCCTAGAGCCAGAGGTCAGCGCCACAAAGAAGATGAACATCATAAACAAGGCAAAAAAGATTACATCTCACCTTTAG
- a CDS encoding O-methyltransferase, whose protein sequence is MSIHTVLARLERQSMLEKMRIVDVASEKRMLAITPQTARFYHDLLVRIKAKNILELGMSVGYSTLYFVDAMRYNHKNPRITTLEHSPLKIKMAKSNFEAAGVAKFIKIRHGEISNTLRKMPKDQKFDFVLVDADKENIIEYFDLVLPMVRVGGIIATDNVLLPKKYQKFMDKYRKHIKSHKNVLSGTIPLGYGQEITIKIA, encoded by the coding sequence GTGAGCATTCATACTGTTTTGGCTCGATTGGAAAGACAGTCAATGCTGGAAAAGATGCGTATAGTCGACGTAGCGTCTGAAAAAAGAATGCTTGCAATAACTCCACAGACTGCTCGATTCTATCATGATTTGCTGGTTAGAATCAAGGCCAAGAACATTTTGGAGCTTGGAATGTCAGTTGGCTATTCTACATTGTATTTTGTAGACGCGATGCGATATAATCACAAAAACCCTAGAATCACCACACTAGAGCACAGCCCGCTCAAAATCAAGATGGCAAAATCAAATTTTGAGGCAGCCGGAGTGGCAAAATTCATCAAAATCAGACATGGTGAGATCTCGAATACTCTCAGAAAAATGCCAAAGGATCAGAAATTTGATTTTGTTTTGGTTGATGCGGACAAGGAAAACATCATTGAATACTTTGATCTGGTTTTGCCAATGGTGAGAGTAGGTGGAATCATTGCCACTGATAATGTGTTATTGCCAAAAAAATATCAAAAATTCATGGACAAATACAGAAAACACATCAAATCACACAAAAATGTGCTTAGTGGGACGATTCCGCTAGGATATGGTCAAGAAATAACAATCAAAATAGCCTAG
- the msrA gene encoding peptide-methionine (S)-S-oxide reductase MsrA: protein MKATFGAGCFWCVEDIFRTTKGVQSTAVGYGGGHTKNPTYEEVCTDETGHAELVQVEYDPSILPYEKLLDVFWSSHDPTQLNRQGPDVGTQYRSVIFCHDSEQEKIATQSKENLDASKKLGKKIATEIKPAPEFYKAEEYHQKYYVKCGISR from the coding sequence ATGAAGGCAACATTTGGCGCAGGCTGTTTTTGGTGCGTCGAGGATATTTTTAGGACCACAAAGGGCGTCCAGTCCACAGCAGTAGGATATGGTGGAGGACACACAAAAAACCCAACATACGAGGAGGTCTGTACCGATGAAACGGGACACGCAGAGCTAGTCCAAGTAGAATATGATCCAAGCATCTTGCCATATGAAAAACTACTAGATGTGTTTTGGAGCTCACACGATCCAACACAGCTAAACCGACAAGGCCCAGATGTTGGCACACAGTATCGTTCCGTAATATTCTGCCATGATTCCGAGCAGGAAAAAATTGCTACACAGTCAAAAGAAAATCTGGATGCATCCAAAAAACTTGGTAAAAAAATTGCAACTGAGATAAAACCAGCACCAGAGTTCTACAAGGCAGAAGAGTATCACCAAAAATATTATGTAAAGTGCGGCATCTCTAGATAA
- a CDS encoding matrixin family metalloprotease has product MKLFLGGIVLVAVFGFIPIPADAQTYKMYVQKMPPSWEKQFGTVLNDAIKYWQQKMPGLQLEIATRQDTADFVLEWASQYDGGKLGYYTTNTLNEYGKPRLTITLGYFKDKKWNLVSSDYALEITKHELGHAIGFSHSDDPNDIMYPKIESYESWLQLKSPATLKATNSTKIIDWKLKATKIQTLSDKKLFATKTALQKITPSLNYTWITNKASQAEMQKATDSFLAAKKFLNDAELVQDEADALFYESKYRDSYSKYQSSLDRAKKIDIKLVEISKSIKKAKSLEFGK; this is encoded by the coding sequence ATGAAGTTATTTCTTGGTGGAATCGTACTGGTTGCGGTTTTTGGATTCATTCCGATTCCAGCTGATGCTCAGACCTACAAAATGTATGTGCAAAAAATGCCGCCATCATGGGAAAAACAGTTTGGAACAGTACTAAATGATGCAATCAAATACTGGCAGCAAAAAATGCCCGGACTACAACTGGAAATCGCCACTAGACAAGACACTGCAGACTTTGTCTTGGAATGGGCAAGCCAGTATGATGGGGGCAAGCTTGGATACTATACCACCAATACCCTAAACGAGTACGGCAAGCCACGACTAACCATCACGCTAGGTTATTTCAAGGACAAAAAATGGAATCTTGTATCATCAGACTATGCATTGGAAATAACAAAGCACGAGCTAGGACACGCAATTGGGTTTTCCCACAGCGATGATCCAAATGATATCATGTATCCAAAAATTGAAAGCTACGAATCATGGCTGCAGTTAAAGTCACCTGCCACGCTCAAGGCAACAAACTCGACTAAAATCATTGACTGGAAGCTAAAGGCAACCAAAATCCAGACCTTATCAGACAAGAAACTATTTGCAACAAAAACTGCACTGCAAAAAATCACACCCTCGCTAAACTATACCTGGATTACCAACAAGGCATCCCAGGCTGAGATGCAAAAGGCCACGGACTCGTTTTTGGCTGCAAAAAAGTTCCTAAATGACGCAGAACTAGTCCAAGACGAGGCAGACGCATTGTTCTATGAATCAAAATACCGAGACTCTTACTCCAAGTACCAATCCTCACTGGATAGGGCAAAAAAGATAGACATCAAGCTAGTCGAAATTAGCAAATCCATCAAAAAAGCAAAATCCCTAGAATTTGGCAAATGA
- a CDS encoding fibronectin type III domain-containing protein, translating into MKAYLFALFYVILFASITQAFAATAPDPPTNLTATAVSGTQVNLFWSAPANDGGTGVNSYKIEYKIGSGSYSILVASTGFTTNYSHTGLTSGNTYTYKVSAINNVGTGNPSSEASATPTSSSTGSAPGAPTGLTGVAASPTQANLSWTAPTSFGGYPISGYKIEYRIGSGSYSVLVSNTGSTATTYSHTGLTTNQVYLYRVYSITQFGTSENPSNEVVVQPTSSSALTVSGSPTGVSATPVSPTQVNLSWSAPSNNGGSPITGYKIEAKSGSGTFSNLVSNTGTTTTTYSHTGLTTGTTYTYRISAINNIGTSATSGEASATPTSSSTSGVPSAPTALVATANSGTQVNLSWATPSSTGGFPITGYKIEYKIGSGSYTNLVSNTGTTTTTYSHTGLTSGQLYVYRVSAINSVGTSIASNEASSTPTSSSSSSNVPGSVTNLSATSASPTQINLSWGAPSNNGGAAITGYKIESKKGAGAFEVLVANSQSTTTSFSHTGLTTGTQYYYRVSAINSVGAGTQSEVSATPKDTTTPTVTATAISPTAITLTWVAPSQTYKQSITGYKIEEKISQDSYKVIQDNVGSVNTYTITGLTTGKTYTYVVSAYFTLGSSPRSADATATPLSTSNAVPPTPTSTTTVNPPTNLVATPVSPTQINLSWTAPSTSSTIVGYKIEVKKGPAQFETLTPSTQNSTTKYSHTKLVTGTTHVYRIYAITSSGTSLSSAEVSATPTTSTIVTPPPSVPVNAKPPTPPTLSANLVSSTQINLYWSTPSITGGAEVTGYKIEYKIGQDSYRTLTSKTSTTTYSHTGLLANTYSYRIYAINVAGLSVASNEVSIKTADPPKPVEETPEPTQCGIGTMFDEETQTCIVETETEPEPEPQTPTTHIPGFPDPDKDPQSYVERYNSEAAFKEWFDKNFPGQTIYEVLEIPEPEPVELLCGPGTHIEEGVCVVDKADGPFGGGCLIATATYGTELSPQVQSLRELRDNVLLFGGSGTALMSGFNEFYYSFSPDVADLERQNPLFKEVIKITITPMLSTLSILNHAGIDSESELVGYGILVVMLNAGIYLGAPALLVMVIRSKIQHKHAEKS; encoded by the coding sequence GTGAAGGCGTATCTATTCGCATTATTTTATGTCATATTATTCGCATCCATAACTCAGGCGTTTGCAGCAACCGCCCCTGATCCTCCAACAAACCTTACCGCCACTGCCGTTTCAGGAACACAGGTAAACCTGTTCTGGTCGGCACCTGCCAATGATGGCGGAACCGGCGTTAACAGCTACAAAATAGAATACAAGATTGGATCTGGAAGCTATTCAATTCTAGTTGCAAGCACTGGATTTACCACAAATTATTCCCATACGGGACTGACCAGTGGCAACACCTACACCTACAAGGTATCCGCAATCAACAATGTCGGTACTGGAAATCCATCGTCCGAGGCCTCTGCCACACCAACCTCATCATCTACTGGTTCTGCCCCCGGTGCACCAACCGGACTGACTGGCGTTGCAGCATCTCCAACTCAGGCAAATCTTTCCTGGACTGCGCCAACAAGCTTTGGTGGCTATCCTATTTCCGGCTACAAAATCGAATACAGAATCGGCTCTGGCAGCTATTCTGTTTTAGTGTCAAACACCGGCAGCACCGCAACCACCTATTCTCATACCGGATTAACTACAAACCAGGTCTATCTTTATCGAGTTTATTCCATTACACAATTTGGCACAAGCGAAAATCCCTCAAACGAAGTAGTGGTACAGCCAACATCATCTTCAGCGTTAACCGTTTCAGGCTCTCCAACAGGCGTGTCTGCCACACCCGTATCTCCAACTCAAGTGAATCTGTCCTGGTCTGCCCCTTCAAACAATGGCGGCTCACCAATTACAGGCTACAAAATAGAAGCAAAGTCAGGTTCTGGAACATTCTCAAACCTTGTATCAAACACTGGAACTACAACCACAACATACTCCCATACCGGACTGACAACTGGTACAACCTACACGTATAGGATCTCTGCCATCAATAATATCGGAACAAGTGCTACCTCTGGCGAAGCATCTGCTACTCCAACATCATCCTCAACATCTGGCGTACCTAGTGCACCAACCGCACTGGTAGCCACTGCAAACTCTGGTACCCAGGTAAACTTGTCTTGGGCCACACCATCTAGCACAGGCGGATTTCCAATTACAGGATACAAAATAGAATACAAGATCGGCTCTGGCAGCTACACAAATCTCGTATCAAACACCGGTACCACAACCACCACATACTCACATACCGGCTTGACATCAGGACAGCTTTACGTTTACCGAGTTTCTGCAATCAATAGTGTTGGAACCAGCATCGCATCAAATGAAGCCTCATCCACCCCAACATCGTCTTCATCATCTTCTAATGTACCAGGATCAGTAACTAATCTGTCCGCAACATCTGCATCACCCACTCAAATTAATCTGTCCTGGGGTGCTCCATCCAACAATGGCGGTGCGGCAATCACTGGCTACAAAATTGAATCAAAGAAAGGTGCTGGCGCATTTGAGGTATTGGTTGCAAATTCGCAAAGCACAACAACCTCATTTTCTCACACCGGCCTTACCACAGGCACTCAATACTATTACCGAGTCTCGGCAATCAACTCTGTAGGGGCCGGCACACAAAGCGAGGTCTCTGCCACGCCAAAGGACACCACAACGCCAACCGTAACTGCTACTGCCATATCGCCTACGGCAATCACGCTAACCTGGGTTGCACCATCGCAAACCTACAAGCAATCAATCACCGGCTACAAGATAGAGGAAAAAATTTCACAGGACAGCTACAAAGTAATTCAGGACAATGTCGGCTCTGTCAATACCTACACTATAACCGGACTCACCACAGGCAAGACCTACACGTATGTAGTGTCTGCATATTTCACGCTGGGCTCTAGCCCAAGATCTGCAGATGCCACTGCTACACCACTATCCACATCAAATGCAGTGCCACCAACCCCAACTAGTACCACAACGGTAAATCCACCAACAAATCTTGTTGCAACCCCCGTCTCACCAACACAAATCAACCTATCCTGGACTGCACCATCAACTAGCAGTACTATAGTCGGATACAAGATTGAAGTCAAAAAAGGACCTGCACAATTTGAAACGCTAACACCAAGTACACAAAATTCCACTACAAAATATTCCCACACAAAACTAGTCACAGGAACCACACACGTATACAGAATCTATGCCATCACATCATCTGGAACAAGTCTTTCATCTGCAGAGGTTTCCGCAACCCCAACCACATCAACCATAGTCACACCACCGCCATCCGTGCCTGTCAATGCAAAACCTCCAACACCACCTACACTATCAGCTAATCTAGTTTCATCAACTCAGATCAATCTGTACTGGTCTACACCATCAATTACTGGCGGTGCAGAAGTCACTGGCTACAAAATAGAATACAAGATAGGTCAAGACTCGTATCGTACACTAACCAGCAAGACCAGCACCACAACATATTCACACACCGGACTGCTTGCAAACACTTACTCGTATAGAATTTACGCAATCAATGTAGCAGGACTGAGTGTTGCATCAAATGAGGTATCTATCAAAACAGCAGATCCTCCAAAACCAGTAGAGGAAACACCAGAGCCAACCCAATGTGGCATAGGAACAATGTTTGATGAAGAGACCCAGACCTGTATCGTAGAAACCGAAACAGAACCAGAGCCAGAGCCACAAACCCCCACAACCCACATTCCGGGATTTCCAGATCCTGACAAGGACCCACAGTCATATGTGGAGAGATACAATTCCGAGGCCGCATTCAAGGAATGGTTTGATAAAAACTTCCCAGGCCAGACAATATACGAGGTATTGGAAATTCCAGAGCCCGAACCAGTTGAATTGCTGTGCGGTCCTGGAACTCACATCGAAGAGGGAGTCTGTGTTGTGGATAAAGCAGACGGGCCATTTGGTGGTGGATGTTTAATTGCAACCGCAACATATGGAACAGAACTATCGCCACAGGTCCAGTCCCTAAGAGAGCTACGTGATAATGTATTGCTGTTTGGTGGTTCTGGGACTGCGTTAATGTCAGGATTCAACGAGTTTTATTATTCATTTAGTCCAGACGTGGCAGACCTAGAACGACAAAATCCGTTATTCAAGGAAGTAATCAAAATAACAATCACACCAATGCTATCCACGCTATCGATTCTGAATCATGCAGGAATTGACTCGGAATCCGAACTGGTAGGATATGGAATCCTGGTTGTAATGCTAAATGCAGGAATCTATCTTGGTGCACCAGCATTACTGGTAATGGTAATAAGATCAAAAATCCAACACAAACACGCCGAGAAATCTTAA
- a CDS encoding cupin domain-containing protein, with protein MRKANIYSPGNPRKINPNWFTGKTSMKDISGTIHSEQHNIYHVYFKGGSKTKLHTHNGNQILIATKGKGKLELYKKLQNKKSHFAIKKTESIPLNEGDIVYIPKNTLHTHGSISKSKTFSHIAINIISSKSSEYKTVWYESDYAKSAGSIVP; from the coding sequence ATGAGAAAAGCCAACATTTACTCCCCTGGAAACCCCCGCAAGATAAACCCAAACTGGTTTACCGGCAAGACCTCCATGAAGGACATATCTGGTACCATACACTCAGAACAGCACAACATCTATCACGTCTATTTCAAAGGCGGCTCCAAGACAAAGCTCCATACCCACAATGGTAACCAGATCCTAATTGCAACAAAAGGCAAAGGCAAACTGGAACTATACAAAAAGCTTCAAAACAAAAAATCGCACTTTGCCATAAAGAAAACCGAATCTATCCCATTAAACGAAGGCGACATAGTATACATTCCAAAAAACACGCTTCACACGCACGGCTCTATTAGTAAATCCAAGACCTTTTCCCACATTGCCATCAATATCATATCATCCAAAAGCTCAGAATACAAAACCGTATGGTATGAATCCGACTATGCCAAATCCGCAGGCAGCATCGTACCATAA
- a CDS encoding elongation factor EF-2, with amino-acid sequence MKYKATEQILKIIKNKENIRNFGVIAHVDHGKTTMSDNLLGYAGIISPQAAGRALALDSMKLEQDRQMTIVQANVTLLFEKAGQEYVVNMIDTPGHIDFTGRVTRSLRAIDGAVVVSDSVEGIMTQTETVTRQALEERVRPVLYINKIDRLIKELRLTPEKMQEWLANIVSTFNGLIDTYAEPEYKEKWKVSIQDGSVSFGSAKDRWGFNIDIMKEKGISFKDIYAAYQEGANVDDLAKKAPLAEAVLGMVVKHHPPPHVAQKYRIPKIWKGDLESDIGKAILNCDDNGPAVMMIVNMAMDPAAGPVAIGRLFSGTLKDGMPVHLIDTKREGKIQSVNFFMGNQREMVGELGAGNIPALLGLTEARAGQTLSTVKDVSIFEGIKYVSEPVVQIAVEAKFPKDLPKLVEALRRITIEDPNLVVKINEESGETVIAGMGVLHLEIATSLIGDAGVQIVTSQPLINYRETIQGGSEAVMSKSPNRHNKIFMKVEPLEPEIADMIRAGQLSEMKDKKEMENLLKSKGWDLDTAKRVMRFDSRGNIMVNGTKGVQFIQESTDSILSGFEEVMKEGPLAREQVRNCKFTFTHFVPHEDTAHRGLSQLSPAARRACMGAMLKAQPILLEPMLGIEVRVPQDMIGNVASVLSGKRGKVLDMQQKGITSIIVGEIPASETFDIAEVMRGQTAGKAMWNTHFKAWTPMPKSIQATLIAETRKRKGLPPDPPTADEFIDKE; translated from the coding sequence ATGAAGTACAAGGCAACTGAGCAGATCCTAAAGATCATCAAAAATAAGGAAAACATTAGAAACTTTGGTGTAATTGCTCACGTAGACCACGGAAAAACCACAATGAGTGATAATCTCTTGGGTTATGCTGGTATAATTTCGCCTCAGGCAGCAGGTCGTGCACTAGCCTTGGATTCCATGAAGCTTGAACAAGATCGTCAGATGACTATAGTTCAGGCAAACGTTACATTACTTTTCGAAAAAGCTGGCCAAGAATATGTCGTAAACATGATTGATACTCCAGGCCACATTGACTTTACAGGACGTGTCACCAGAAGCCTTAGGGCCATAGATGGCGCAGTTGTGGTATCAGATTCTGTAGAGGGTATCATGACTCAGACTGAAACCGTAACCAGACAAGCGCTGGAAGAGCGAGTCAGACCAGTCCTGTACATTAACAAAATCGACAGACTCATCAAAGAACTGAGACTGACTCCTGAGAAAATGCAGGAATGGCTTGCAAACATTGTTTCTACTTTTAATGGATTAATCGACACCTATGCCGAACCAGAATACAAGGAAAAATGGAAGGTCTCAATTCAAGATGGCTCGGTATCATTTGGCTCTGCAAAGGACAGGTGGGGTTTCAATATCGATATCATGAAGGAAAAAGGAATTTCATTCAAGGACATTTATGCTGCATACCAAGAAGGTGCAAACGTTGATGATCTAGCGAAAAAGGCACCATTGGCAGAAGCTGTACTGGGAATGGTTGTAAAGCATCACCCACCACCACATGTAGCACAAAAATACAGAATTCCAAAAATCTGGAAAGGTGATTTGGAATCCGACATTGGCAAGGCAATTCTGAATTGCGATGACAATGGCCCTGCAGTTATGATGATTGTAAACATGGCAATGGATCCAGCAGCTGGTCCTGTTGCAATTGGAAGACTATTCTCTGGTACGCTAAAAGATGGCATGCCTGTTCATTTGATTGATACTAAACGTGAAGGAAAAATCCAATCGGTCAACTTTTTCATGGGCAACCAAAGAGAGATGGTCGGAGAATTGGGTGCAGGAAACATTCCAGCTTTGCTTGGCTTGACTGAGGCACGAGCTGGACAGACTCTGTCTACGGTAAAGGACGTTTCAATCTTTGAAGGAATCAAGTATGTATCAGAACCTGTAGTTCAGATAGCAGTAGAGGCAAAGTTTCCAAAAGACTTGCCAAAATTAGTCGAGGCTCTGCGAAGAATTACAATCGAGGATCCAAACCTTGTGGTTAAAATCAACGAAGAAAGCGGCGAAACAGTCATTGCGGGAATGGGTGTGTTGCACTTGGAAATTGCAACATCTCTGATTGGCGATGCCGGAGTTCAAATAGTAACATCACAACCATTGATCAACTATAGGGAAACCATTCAGGGTGGTTCAGAGGCTGTCATGTCAAAATCACCAAACAGACACAACAAGATTTTCATGAAAGTAGAGCCACTAGAGCCAGAGATTGCCGATATGATCCGTGCAGGACAATTATCCGAGATGAAGGACAAAAAAGAGATGGAGAATCTCTTGAAATCAAAGGGTTGGGACCTTGATACTGCAAAGCGTGTAATGAGATTTGACTCTCGCGGAAACATTATGGTTAATGGAACAAAAGGTGTCCAGTTTATCCAAGAATCTACCGATTCCATTTTGTCTGGATTTGAGGAAGTAATGAAGGAAGGTCCACTTGCAAGAGAGCAGGTTAGAAATTGTAAATTCACATTCACTCACTTTGTTCCTCACGAGGACACTGCTCACAGAGGTCTATCGCAATTATCACCAGCAGCTCGACGTGCATGCATGGGTGCAATGCTAAAGGCACAACCCATTTTGCTAGAACCGATGCTTGGAATTGAGGTCAGAGTCCCACAGGACATGATTGGAAACGTAGCATCAGTTTTGTCTGGTAAGAGAGGAAAGGTACTTGATATGCAGCAAAAAGGAATCACCAGCATCATAGTCGGTGAGATTCCAGCTTCAGAAACATTTGATATTGCCGAAGTCATGAGAGGCCAAACTGCTGGTAAAGCAATGTGGAATACTCACTTTAAGGCGTGGACTCCAATGCCAAAATCAATCCAAGCGACTTTGATTGCTGAAACTAGAAAGAGAAAGGGATTGCCACCAGACCCACCAACAGCTGACGAGTTTATCGATAAAGAGTAA